The proteins below come from a single Tachypleus tridentatus isolate NWPU-2018 chromosome 13, ASM421037v1, whole genome shotgun sequence genomic window:
- the LOC143238234 gene encoding uncharacterized protein LOC143238234 isoform X2, producing the protein MMPLLLIMTRHLLAQKENKKHQTPEMMQASDIKKREGWEESKPLMHGYNSQIHNKDVIHCYDGPLQYTMTEDNPDGMTSIQVVTSLSRSKDDLISVQTNLDCCTVVDLEEEDDESTPVVASDTEKSKTQEDVSHTTLTVTGPETAILSPQEKNSPHALVCLYFINRFSVL; encoded by the exons ATGATGCCCTTACTCCTAATAATGACG AGACATCTACTGGCACAGAAAGAGAATAAGAAACATCAAACGCCTGAAATGATGCAAGCATCTGACATCAAGAAGAGGGAAGGATGGGAAGAATCGAAACCTCTGATGCATGGATACAACTcacaaatacataataaagacGTCATCCATT GTTAtgatggtccacttcagtacacaatgACGGAAGACAATCCCGATGGCATGACCAGCATTCAAGTGGTTACGTCACTTTCACGTTCAAAAGATGATCTCATTTCCG TTCAGACAAATCTGGATTGTTGTACCGTGGTGGACTTGGAAGAAGAGGATGACGAAAGCACTCCTGTTGTTGCATCAGACACAGAAAAGTCCAAGACCCAGGAAGACGTTTCGCATACCACTTTAACAGTCACAGGTCCAGAAACAGCCATATTGTCGCCCCAAGAGAAAAATTCGCCACATGCtctggtttgtttatattttattaaccgCTTCTCTGTGTTATGA